A window of Actinomadura viridis genomic DNA:
GGATCGGTGAACCGTCTGCGCGTTTCCCGAAGCCCTGGACCATCATGACGTGGGTCCACGGCGAGCCACTCGACCACACCTCCATCAGCCGCGGCGACCACGCGGCCGACACTCTGGCGGGCTTCCTCAAGGCACTCCACGTGGAGGCGCCCGAAGACGCGCCGATCAGCGAGGACCGCGGCGAACACCCCAAGAAGTGCACGGACGGCTTCGACCACTTCTTCCACGCCGTCGTCCCCGACGACCTCGCCGACGGCGTCCGGGCCGTCTGGGACGACGCCGTCGCGGCCCCTGAGTGGGAGGGCCCGCCGGTCTGGGTGCACGGTGACCTGCATCCCGCGAACGTCGTCGTCACGGACGGAACGCTCTCAGGCGTGATCGACTTCGACGCCGTGTTCGCCGGCGACCCGGCGTGGGACCTCGCGGCCGCATGGGTGATCCTTCCCGCCGGCACCGCCGCACGCTTCTTCGACGCATACGCGCGTGCGGACGAGGCGACGATCCGGCGCGCCCGCGGGCTGGCCGCTCTGAAAAGCCTGTTCCTCATGCTGATGGGCCAGAACGGGGACCGGGGCCTTCCTGGCGGCAAGCCGGAATGGGGACCCGCAGGCCGGGCAGCGCTCGACCGCGTTCTGAGACACGCTCTGCTGTAGCCACGCAGTGACGCTGCTACTTGGTGGCCTCAGTCAGCATCGGTCGTCCATCATGCAGACAATCCAGCCACCGTTCTTGGCGAGCTGGACTTCTACCTTGATCGGGGTGCGCAGGGAGAACCGCTCGCTGAGCAGGCCGTCGATGTGCTGCAGGGCTTCTCCGGCGGGGAGCGGGTCCCAGGTCGGGTGGCCGACCGGTGTCGCGTCCTTGGCGGTCAGCCGGATGGCGTAGGCGATCTCTTCGCCGAACTTCCAGACGAGCTCTTGGCGGATGCGGGCGAGCTCGGGGTCGGTGTCTACGGGCCGTGCGGGCTTGCGCCGCCACCACTTCATGGTGTTGATGCTGCCAGCGGGGCGCCGGGCGCGTCCGCTTCTTGGGTGGGGTCGTGGAAGGGGCGCAGGCCGGCGCCCGTTTCGGCGCGGGTGAAGGCGTAGCGGCCCAGGAAGTTGATGTGCTCGTAGGCGATGGGTGAGAGGCGGGCGCACATGTCGTCGGTGGCGGGGAAGCCGTCGGCGCGGATCCGTTTGACGGCGGCGTCCAGGTAGAGGGTGTTCCACCACACCACCGCGTTCAGCGCGAGGCCGAGCGCGCCGAGCTGGTCTTCCATGCCCTCGCGGTAGCGCCGGCGGAGTTGGCCGCGGTTGCCGAAGGCGATGCGGCGGGCGAGGCGGTGGCGGGCCTCCTGGGTGTTGAGCTGGGTGCCGATCATGCGGCGGTAGCCGTCGTCGGAGATGAACTGCAGCAGGTGCAGGGTCTTGAAGATCCGGCCGTAGTGGGCGAACGCGTCGCCCAGGCCGGTGGGGCGGCCGTCGCGCGACAGCATCCGGATCAGATCGAAGGCGCGGACCTGGCCGGTGGTGAGGGAGCCGGCGACGCGCAGCATGTCGGCCCAGTGCGCCCGGATCTTGTCGAGGCGGACGGTGTGGCGGGACATGTGGTCCAGCGGCCCGTAGGTGGTGCGGGTGTTGGTGCGCCACAGGCGGGTGTCGCCCAGGTCGGCGATGCGTGGGGAGAACTGGTAGCCGCAGATCGCGAACAGGCCGAACACGATGTCGGAGTAGGAGGCGGTGTCGGTCACCACGGTCTCGGGTCGGGGGCCGCCGTCGATGGTGTGGATGGCGTCCAGGATGAACAGCGAGTCGCGCAAGGTGCCGGGCACGACCAGGCCGCCGATGCCCATCACCTGGTCGTTGACGACGTTCAGCCAGGTCGCGCCGCGCTGGCGGCCGAAGTAGATCGGGTTGTGGCCGGTGTGCAGGTTGGCGACCGGGACGATGAACCGCAGCCCGTCGGCCGAGGCGATCTGCCCGCCGCCCCAGGTGCGCACGATGTCGAGGTCGGCCTGGGCGGCGATCAGGCGGGCGTTGGCCGCCGAGATCGTCTCGGCGCGCAGGTATCCCTGGTCGACCTGCTGGAGGCGGGCGCGCGTGAGGGCGGGCACGTTGGGCTTCTCGATCGGGACCAGGCCGACGTTGCACGCCTCGGCCACGATCAGCCCGCACAGGCTGACCGCGAAGTCCTCCATCGCGGGGTCGGCTCCGGAGATGTGGGTGAAGTCGGCCGCCAGGCCGGTGCGGTCGAACACCTCCAGCAGCAGCTCGGGGAAGTCCACCCGCGGCAGCATCTGACCGATCAGGGCGCGGAACTCGGTCATCAGCGGCGGCTCGTCGCGCGGCCCGAGCTTCTCGATCTGCAGGCGGCCGCCGACGAACTGCACCGCGGTGTTGGCGCCGAGCCCGTCCAGCACCCGGGTGTAGGCGCCTTCCAGCGCGCTGGCGAGCTCGGCCAGATGCCCGGCCGGCTCGTCCTCCAGCTCCAACGCCGCCAGCACCCGCGGCCGCGCCGCCTCCCAGCCCGCGCCCTCCAGCAGGCGGGCCCGCGGGTCGCTCCACCGGTCGGCGCCGGCGGCGAACACATCCCGGCGCCGCAACGCGGCGTGCAGGTGCATCAGCGCGCACAGCGTGAACGCGGCCTTGCCGACCTGCCCTGCGGGGCAGGTCGGGGTTGGCGAACACCAGCGGCCGCCAAGACCCGGTCACCAGGTCCTCGTGCGCGGCGACGTCGGCGCGGTCGTAGCGGCGGCGGGCCTTGGCCATCGCGGCGGCCGCGGCCACCATCGCCAGCACCGGCTGCCCGGCCTCCACCGCCCGGAACTCGATCGTCTCCAACAGCAGCTCGATGAACTGCTGCACCGTCCGGTACCGCTTGACCAGCTCAGCCCGCCACGCCGCAGCCGCGTCATCATCGGTGGCGGGCACGAACGCCGTGATCACCTCGACCGCCGCCGACAGCTTCTCGCGCGGCACCACCCGCTCGATCTCGTTCCACACCTCCGCCAGCGACACCAGCCGGTCCGCGGTCGCCTGCGGCGCGCTCATCAAGATCTCCATCGCCGAGGCCACATGCCGCGCCGCCGACCGCAGCTTGGGCAAGGACCGCAATTGCTCGGCTTTCCCGGCCCGTTCCGCCTTGGCCAGCAGGTTCGAGGTGATCAGCAGGTCCAGCACGTCCAGCGCGTCGTCGATTGAGGCGGTCTCCAGGTGCCGGACCGTGGCCAGCAGCGTCGCGGTCTGCCGCCGCTCCTCCAGATCCCGCAGCGTGGGGGCCTTGGACGCCATCCCGTACCGGGCCAGCGACGCCAGCTTCACCGCCGGCACCGGCTCCACCTGCACCCGCCCGGCCCCGATCCCGGCGATCTCAGCGACCCGGTCCAACTCCGCATCAGCACCCGGCCCGACGCCTTCACCGGCGAGGTCCGCAGCCGCTCCAGCTCCGACACCACGCCGCCCGTACAGCCGAGCGTTCTCGGCCCGGCGCACCTCGCCCACCAGCCGCGTCAGCACCGTGATGCCCGGCAGCAGCACCCGCTCCTTCACCAGGTGCACCACCGCCCGGTCGAACAGCGCCCGCGGGCCCTCGGTCGTCGACCACACCCGCGCCGCCACAAAGCGACGCAGCTCGGTCTCCCCGTCGGCGAAGTCGCGGTAGCCCAGCAG
This region includes:
- a CDS encoding aminoglycoside phosphotransferase family protein: MTDSEIEITADLVHELLQEQHPDLAGLAMREVAGGWGNQMWRLGDELAVRMPRSEGAPNLLRKECRWLPVLAPRLPLPVPNPVRIGEPSARFPKPWTIMTWVHGEPLDHTSISRGDHAADTLAGFLKALHVEAPEDAPISEDRGEHPKKCTDGFDHFFHAVVPDDLADGVRAVWDDAVAAPEWEGPPVWVHGDLHPANVVVTDGTLSGVIDFDAVFAGDPAWDLAAAWVILPAGTAARFFDAYARADEATIRRARGLAALKSLFLMLMGQNGDRGLPGGKPEWGPAGRAALDRVLRHALL